The genomic stretch TCAGGAATGTGTACCTTGCAGTAAAATTTGATTGTCATGAAAACCATTTTCCTGCCAACTTTCTTGGTTCTGCTATTGTTGTTCTCTTTTTCATCCAAAGCCCAGGATTTCTTCGTTGAATTTCAAAACACGGATTATCAGCAAACAGAAAAACTCTTCCTGGAAAATATAAATCAATATATTCCACAGAACGCCGATGGCACTTCTGAAAGATACATTGAGAGTATGGATCCGGGTTTTTTTGAAGCCTGGATATCATGGATCATGGATGAAGCTCAGATACCTGGTGCTTCCCTTTGCTTTTTGAAAGATGGCCAAATGTACTGGAAATGGCATAACGGTGTTGCCAATCTTGCTCAGGGCAATCCTGTGAACGATTCCACGGTTTTCATGGCTTGTTCTATTTCAAAAACTGTTATTATTACCGCCATCATGCAGCTTTATGAAGAAGGGATGTTTCAGTTGGACGATGATGTCAACGAATATCTGCCTTTTGAAGTTAAAAACCCCCTCTTTCCGGATAGCATCATAACTTTTCGTTACCTGATGACTCATCTTTCCTCGATTAACGATAATCTTGAGCTGTTAAACAGCCTGATCACCTATGGGCACGATTGCCCTATTCCCATAAGTTCCCTTCTGGAAGCCTATCTGGTCCCCGGCGGGATGTACTTTACCGATCAGAGCTATGCTTCTTTTCCCCCTTTTCAGGAACATAACTACACAAACGTTGGAGCCACCCTCCTGGCATACCTGGTAGAACGCATGACGGATACCGATTTTGAGACCTATTGCCAGAACCATATTTTCCAGCCTCTGGGGATGGAGCAGACTTCCTTCCGTTTGGCAAATCTTGATCAGTCGAGGATTGCCACCCCCTACCTGCAACAGGATGGAACCCTGATACCAACCGATCATCCGGGTTTTCCGGTTTATCCTTCAGGTGCTCTCCGAACCAGTGCCATGCAGCTGGCAAAACTCCTGGGAATGTATATGCAGGGAGGAACCTATGAGGGTGTTACTATCCTGAATCAGAATACTGTGGATTTGATTACCACATTGCAATACCCACAGGTTCTA from Bacteroidota bacterium encodes the following:
- a CDS encoding beta-lactamase family protein; this translates as MKTIFLPTFLVLLLLFSFSSKAQDFFVEFQNTDYQQTEKLFLENINQYIPQNADGTSERYIESMDPGFFEAWISWIMDEAQIPGASLCFLKDGQMYWKWHNGVANLAQGNPVNDSTVFMACSISKTVIITAIMQLYEEGMFQLDDDVNEYLPFEVKNPLFPDSIITFRYLMTHLSSINDNLELLNSLITYGHDCPIPISSLLEAYLVPGGMYFTDQSYASFPPFQEHNYTNVGATLLAYLVERMTDTDFETYCQNHIFQPLGMEQTSFRLANLDQSRIATPYLQQDGTLIPTDHPGFPVYPSGALRTSAMQLAKLLGMYMQGGTYEGVTILNQNTVDLITTLQYPQVLWPEMMGLIWFFNYGFYKHGGYFPGAQSEYGFSWDR